Proteins from one Neodiprion fabricii isolate iyNeoFabr1 chromosome 5, iyNeoFabr1.1, whole genome shotgun sequence genomic window:
- the LOC124182139 gene encoding ADP-ribosylation factor-related protein 1 encodes MYTLLNGLYKYLMQKDEYYILILGLDNAGKTTYLEAAKTKFTKNYKGMNPSKITTTVGLNIGKIDHAGVRLNFWDLGGQEELQSLWDKYYAESHAVIYIVDSSDRDRIPDSKETFDRMISSEHLMGVPLLVLANKQDIPDCMGVRDVKPIFNQNAHLIGRRDCMVMPVSALNGDGVDEGIHWLVDCIKRNNDIRPPRNQDDNCLS; translated from the exons TGATACTGGGCTTAGACAATGCAGGGAAGACG ACTTACTTAGAGGCAGCTAAAACGAAGTTCACGAAAAACTACAAAGGCATGAATCCCAGCAAAATTACTACAACAGTCGGCCttaatattggaaaaattgatcacgcGGGCGTGCGGTTAAACTTCTGGGATCTCGGAGGACAGGAGGAACTTCAGTCTCTCTGGGATAAG TACTACGCAGAGTCGCACGCAGTCATTTACATTGTTGATTCTTCGGACAGAGACAGAATACCAGATTCCAAAGAGACTTTTG ACAGGATGATATCTTCGGAGCATTTGATGGGAGTACCTCTGCTGGTTCTCGCTAATAAACAAGATATACCAGACTGTATGGGAGTCAGAGATGTGAAGCCGATTTTCAATCAGAATGCCCATCTCATTGGAAGGAGAGATTGCATGGTGATGCCGGTTTCCGCGCTAAATGg CGACGGTGTAGACGAAGGAATTCACTGGCTGGTCGATTGCATCAAAAGAAATAACGACATCCGTCCGCCACGTAATCAGGACGATAATTGTCTGTCGTAG